Proteins co-encoded in one Flavobacteriaceae bacterium MAR_2009_75 genomic window:
- a CDS encoding cadherin-like protein, with product MKNGLITYSKILLLAVIAIASINYGCEIQENFEYQEAGVEAQLGVSAWDYIKGSDSLRIFESAIECAELQSLFSDNATRTYIAPTNMAFEEFLATNAYGSINDVPLPILRNLIKYHIVDKKVVFTDPNLFESNKPLPYNTQNGQIMYLSHDSNFIGLVNQGTGKQWSITSSNLETLDDAVHVVGSIVYFSAPQNDLNVPDPTIKTDTIFPVADTYINGGAQSGTNFGSDVLIKVKNVTGAGDFDRKGFVMFDLKDFDEEGVITDIRLELAVKFTHAKGVAMNIFATPDTLWTEMGLTFDNAVFPENDPIASITTTKVSTFDFNITDYVTGLGSEQRISLMIDGEDGSDETDEIGTKENPDFNAPMLIATLGSGNSFLNIAANNGFSVAQGEAYVWNDLVVEIEGASPGDIIFTVEEIPANGWLITGAQTLQVGDKFTQQDINLMNVLYINDGTGVSDKVVLSAKDRVGSEVEPFEINITVN from the coding sequence ATGAAAAATGGTTTAATAACTTACAGTAAAATTTTGCTGCTTGCCGTAATCGCAATTGCGAGCATAAATTATGGTTGTGAAATTCAAGAAAACTTTGAATATCAAGAGGCGGGTGTAGAAGCACAGTTGGGTGTTTCTGCCTGGGACTATATCAAGGGCAGCGATTCTTTAAGAATATTCGAAAGTGCCATAGAGTGTGCTGAACTTCAAAGCTTGTTTAGCGATAATGCCACCAGAACGTATATTGCACCTACAAATATGGCTTTTGAAGAGTTTCTTGCCACAAATGCATATGGTTCAATAAACGACGTTCCGTTACCCATTCTGCGAAACTTGATTAAATACCATATAGTTGATAAAAAGGTGGTCTTTACAGACCCAAATCTGTTTGAAAGCAATAAGCCGCTGCCCTACAATACCCAAAACGGTCAAATCATGTATTTGTCACATGACTCTAATTTTATCGGGTTGGTGAATCAAGGTACGGGCAAGCAATGGTCAATAACAAGTTCAAATCTTGAAACTTTAGATGATGCGGTACACGTCGTAGGATCAATAGTTTATTTTTCAGCTCCTCAGAACGATTTAAACGTGCCTGACCCGACGATTAAAACAGATACCATATTTCCTGTTGCGGATACCTATATAAACGGAGGAGCACAATCTGGCACCAATTTCGGATCAGATGTCTTGATTAAGGTCAAGAATGTGACTGGTGCAGGCGATTTTGACCGTAAAGGTTTCGTGATGTTCGATTTAAAAGATTTTGATGAGGAGGGTGTAATCACTGACATTCGCTTAGAGTTAGCGGTGAAATTCACCCATGCCAAAGGTGTGGCAATGAACATTTTTGCAACACCCGATACCCTTTGGACGGAAATGGGTCTAACCTTCGATAATGCGGTTTTTCCTGAGAACGATCCTATTGCCAGTATTACGACCACTAAGGTCAGCACTTTTGATTTTAATATCACCGACTATGTGACCGGGTTGGGTTCAGAGCAAAGAATATCGCTAATGATAGATGGTGAAGACGGCTCTGATGAAACCGATGAGATCGGTACAAAAGAAAACCCCGATTTCAACGCTCCGATGTTGATTGCGACTTTAGGCTCGGGCAACAGCTTTTTGAACATCGCTGCCAACAACGGATTTTCGGTAGCCCAAGGGGAAGCATATGTTTGGAACGATTTGGTAGTTGAAATTGAAGGGGCCTCACCGGGTGATATCATATTTACGGTCGAGGAAATACCTGCCAACGGATGGCTTATTACCGGTGCGCAGACCCTACAGGTCGGTGATAAGTTTACCCAGCAAGACATTAATCTGATGAATGTACTATATATTAACGATGGTACAGGTGTAAGCGATAAAGTAGTGCTCTCAGCGAAAGATCGTGTAGGCTCAGAAGTAGAGCCCTTCGAAATCAACATAACTGTCAACTAA
- a CDS encoding N-acetylglucosamine-6-phosphate deacetylase, translated as MTTTIKGANYKTGDSIEVQIVDNLISQIVGHPSENSSQIIAPGLVDLQVNGFKGIDLNSGELTEDEVIQITQFLWEEGVTAFLPTLITNSSAKIESAIDAIVQACDKNVLVGKSILGIHLEGPFLSKEDGPRGAHPIEHIQNPDWQLFSEWQERSGNRIKKITLAPELPGAVEFIGRCAEVGVLVSLGHTAASPEKIQEAVKAGAKMSTHLGNAAHLSLPRHPNYIWEQLASDELWISLIADGFHLPESVIKVFTKVKPNTSILVSDSTKFAGLSAGTYSSHIGGDIELSTEGRLFMKRSPELLAGSAQSLLWCINHMMKSDLANLSTAIDMASSKPMELMSGALQKLNSKSPADIVVFEKGKSGLSVIKTFKSGQLVFTR; from the coding sequence ATGACTACCACTATAAAGGGAGCGAATTATAAAACGGGTGATTCTATCGAAGTACAGATAGTAGATAATTTGATTTCTCAAATTGTCGGGCATCCTTCAGAAAACAGTTCTCAGATTATTGCTCCAGGTTTGGTAGATCTTCAAGTTAACGGTTTTAAAGGAATCGATTTAAATAGCGGAGAATTGACCGAAGATGAAGTAATTCAAATCACACAATTTTTATGGGAAGAAGGTGTTACAGCATTTCTGCCGACACTGATAACCAACTCTTCAGCCAAAATAGAAAGTGCTATTGATGCCATAGTGCAAGCTTGTGATAAGAATGTTCTAGTAGGTAAATCGATATTGGGTATACATCTCGAAGGGCCTTTTCTTTCTAAAGAAGATGGACCAAGAGGGGCACATCCAATCGAGCACATACAGAATCCCGATTGGCAACTTTTCAGTGAATGGCAAGAGCGTTCGGGAAATCGCATTAAAAAAATCACTTTGGCCCCAGAACTGCCCGGGGCTGTTGAGTTTATTGGTCGATGTGCAGAAGTGGGAGTTCTTGTTTCTTTAGGGCATACAGCTGCCAGTCCGGAAAAAATTCAGGAAGCGGTAAAGGCGGGCGCTAAAATGTCTACGCACTTGGGTAATGCCGCTCACCTTAGTTTACCCCGACACCCCAATTATATTTGGGAGCAACTGGCCTCAGATGAACTATGGATATCATTGATTGCCGATGGTTTTCATCTTCCGGAATCCGTTATCAAAGTTTTCACCAAGGTCAAACCGAATACCAGCATCTTGGTAAGCGATAGTACGAAATTTGCGGGCTTATCAGCTGGCACCTACAGTTCTCACATTGGTGGCGATATTGAACTCAGCACAGAGGGGCGTCTTTTTATGAAACGTTCGCCCGAATTGTTGGCCGGCTCCGCCCAATCACTTTTATGGTGTATCAACCACATGATGAAATCTGATTTGGCCAACTTGTCGACCGCTATAGACATGGCGAGTTCAAAACCTATGGAGCTAATGTCTGGGGCTCTTCAGAAATTAAACTCAAAGAGTC
- a CDS encoding glucosamine-6-phosphate deaminase, which produces MTHCTIKKMEQNQNNINVKATGKLAGEAAGKDIEEYISKIQGKQDTIRIIFAAAPSQTAMLDYIAQSTIIDWTKIVAFHMDEYIGLPVGAEQHFAEYLKANLFSKVPLKAYHVLNTKGDIDQQMAEYTKLINEAPIDIVCLGIGENGHIAFNDPPVADFNDPETIKVVELDKECRIQQVNDKCFSELNKVPKSALTLTIPALTGGKKLFCVVLGSTKSEAVKNTLTGNISESCPASILTSHPDCTFYFDEEAYKKVKQVSI; this is translated from the coding sequence ATGACTCACTGTACAATTAAAAAAATGGAACAAAACCAGAACAATATTAATGTCAAGGCTACCGGAAAATTAGCTGGTGAGGCAGCGGGAAAGGATATAGAAGAATATATTTCTAAAATTCAAGGTAAACAAGATACGATACGTATCATATTTGCAGCAGCACCTTCTCAAACGGCCATGCTAGATTATATAGCACAATCTACTATTATCGATTGGACGAAGATCGTGGCCTTTCATATGGATGAGTATATTGGGCTTCCTGTTGGTGCCGAACAGCATTTTGCTGAATACTTGAAAGCCAATTTGTTTTCAAAGGTACCTTTAAAGGCATATCATGTCTTGAATACCAAAGGCGATATTGATCAGCAAATGGCAGAATATACCAAATTGATTAACGAAGCACCTATCGATATTGTTTGTTTGGGTATTGGCGAGAACGGTCACATTGCTTTTAACGACCCTCCGGTTGCTGATTTTAATGACCCTGAAACGATAAAAGTTGTTGAGCTCGATAAAGAATGTAGAATTCAACAGGTGAACGATAAGTGTTTTTCTGAACTGAATAAAGTGCCTAAAAGTGCGTTGACATTAACTATTCCTGCCTTGACAGGAGGTAAGAAGTTATTCTGCGTTGTGTTGGGTTCTACCAAGAGTGAAGCCGTCAAGAATACATTAACTGGCAATATTTCAGAATCATGCCCTGCTTCCATATTGACATCGCACCCTGATTGCACTTTCTATTTTGACGAAGAAGCCTACAAAAAGGTAAAGCAGGTATCTATTTAA
- a CDS encoding Na+/proline symporter, producing the protein MQLLDWFVLSLYFLMLLGIGLWAYFRVKSSADFYTAGGKLPWWLSGISHHVSGYSGAVFVAYAGIAYTHGFSLYVWWGFTVALATLMAAFFIAPRWSRLRIFSGIQSPTEYLLKRYNLQTQQLIAWAGALIKVFDTGGKLAAIAVLLNVFSGTSLTFGIILVGVISLIYITIGGLWADVWNDFGQFIVQLLAGMTMFVMILMKLGDGVDGIFTLWDRLPQEHSQLFNEPYTLGFVIVILIINFFSYSGGTWNLATRFISSGSGEVAKKAAILSSILYFIWPLILFYPMFASPLFFENMADPTLSYGMLVKEFLPSGLVGLVLASLFANTLSMTASDSNTVSAVISRDILPVLNPKIKEYDDVRRLRLARITTFCFTICTIITALNASHFGGVFGLIVSWFAALLGPISIPMILGLVPAFAKSDGRAALISIVGGLLTFIALKIFPIDSFALEIGGPTLVSFFLYVIYGLFNRKPVPEVVKELHLNLDQNPKT; encoded by the coding sequence ATGCAGTTACTCGATTGGTTTGTTCTATCTCTTTATTTTCTAATGCTTCTTGGTATTGGTCTTTGGGCCTATTTTCGTGTAAAAAGTTCGGCCGATTTCTATACAGCCGGGGGTAAGTTGCCATGGTGGCTATCAGGTATATCGCACCATGTTTCTGGGTATAGCGGTGCAGTTTTCGTTGCCTATGCGGGTATTGCCTACACCCATGGCTTTAGCCTTTATGTTTGGTGGGGCTTTACAGTGGCTTTGGCAACCTTGATGGCGGCATTCTTTATTGCCCCTCGCTGGTCACGGCTCAGAATTTTTTCTGGAATTCAATCCCCTACAGAATATTTATTAAAACGGTACAATTTACAGACTCAACAATTGATTGCTTGGGCCGGAGCGTTGATCAAGGTTTTTGATACCGGTGGAAAGTTGGCCGCAATAGCAGTATTGCTCAATGTGTTCAGTGGTACCTCTTTAACTTTTGGTATTATCTTGGTCGGGGTTATTTCTTTGATTTACATTACTATTGGTGGATTATGGGCCGATGTGTGGAACGATTTCGGACAGTTCATTGTTCAGCTTCTTGCCGGTATGACCATGTTCGTTATGATTTTAATGAAGTTGGGTGATGGTGTCGATGGCATCTTTACCCTTTGGGATAGATTGCCGCAAGAACATTCCCAACTTTTTAATGAGCCCTATACACTGGGTTTTGTAATAGTTATATTGATCATAAACTTTTTCAGTTATAGTGGCGGAACTTGGAATTTGGCTACTCGATTCATTTCATCCGGTTCGGGTGAAGTTGCCAAAAAGGCTGCGATACTCTCATCCATTCTCTATTTTATTTGGCCCCTGATCCTGTTTTACCCCATGTTCGCATCACCCCTGTTTTTTGAAAATATGGCAGACCCCACTTTATCTTATGGTATGTTGGTCAAAGAATTTTTACCCTCAGGTTTGGTCGGTCTGGTTCTGGCCTCCCTATTTGCGAATACACTTTCGATGACGGCTTCTGATTCGAATACGGTTTCCGCCGTAATCAGTAGGGATATTTTACCGGTACTCAACCCGAAAATCAAAGAATATGACGACGTTAGGCGATTACGGTTGGCACGTATAACCACCTTTTGTTTTACGATATGTACAATCATAACCGCCTTGAACGCGAGTCATTTTGGTGGCGTTTTCGGACTCATAGTAAGTTGGTTCGCGGCATTGCTCGGGCCCATCTCGATACCGATGATATTGGGTCTTGTACCTGCCTTTGCCAAAAGCGACGGGCGAGCCGCTCTCATTTCAATAGTTGGTGGGTTGTTAACTTTTATAGCGCTTAAAATTTTTCCTATAGATTCCTTTGCTCTGGAAATTGGCGGACCTACCCTGGTTTCCTTTTTTCTTTACGTGATTTATGGCCTTTTTAACCGAAAACCGGTACCCGAAGTCGTGAAAGAACTTCATTTGAACTTAGACCAAAATCCAAAGACATAA
- a CDS encoding putative outer membrane starch-binding protein, whose protein sequence is MKKSKNIIAVFFIALAFSCSKDILDKEPQSGFSAQGFYKTSSDAQAGVNGIYDAVQSTFSLNFSFWGEGRADAVNTNHSGDPLLLQQNTLNKTMNSARWNNLYETISRANYAIKYVPSVFEEDTEFGQQLVGQARALRALSYFYAVRVWGDVPLILEPYESVEQELFIAKTDKDVVLDQVIEDLIFASQNCRESFGGERDRLLITQGSAYGLLTQVYMWRGNYEAAIASANRVLNNSLYSLVSINDWSKIFSTGFSNESIFEIGYDETQTNNLRILYAIGSDSHFFPSENFRASFEEDDLRQDLIYDVTQEEPKKIWKFFGQGFNDESADPSAQNIVMIRLADIMLLKAEAHNQLGQVAQALSLLNTIRNRAGLPELNEAEAVDMYGDVESALLHERSIELSFEGHRWFDLVRTGKAVEVMGPINGLADEANFVWPIHEDALNRNPNLEQNGFY, encoded by the coding sequence ATGAAAAAAAGTAAAAATATAATAGCGGTCTTTTTCATAGCCTTAGCATTTTCTTGTTCAAAAGATATTTTGGATAAGGAACCTCAAAGTGGCTTTTCGGCCCAAGGCTTTTATAAAACTTCTAGCGATGCACAAGCTGGGGTCAATGGTATATATGATGCCGTGCAATCGACTTTTTCCCTTAACTTTTCTTTCTGGGGAGAAGGTAGGGCAGATGCGGTTAACACCAATCATTCGGGAGACCCTTTGTTGCTTCAACAGAATACCTTGAATAAAACAATGAATTCTGCCCGATGGAACAATTTATACGAAACCATAAGTAGGGCCAATTACGCAATCAAATATGTGCCCTCCGTCTTTGAAGAAGATACGGAGTTCGGCCAACAATTGGTAGGTCAGGCGCGTGCTTTACGGGCGTTATCTTACTTTTATGCCGTTCGGGTTTGGGGCGATGTTCCGTTAATACTGGAGCCCTACGAAAGTGTAGAGCAAGAATTATTTATAGCTAAGACAGACAAAGATGTAGTTCTCGACCAAGTAATAGAAGATTTAATTTTCGCGAGCCAAAATTGTAGAGAGAGTTTTGGTGGTGAAAGAGATAGGTTGTTGATTACGCAGGGCTCGGCCTATGGTCTGTTGACCCAGGTTTACATGTGGAGGGGCAATTATGAAGCGGCCATTGCTTCTGCCAATAGGGTTCTGAACAATAGTTTGTACTCATTGGTAAGCATTAACGATTGGTCGAAAATTTTCTCTACAGGGTTTTCTAATGAAAGTATATTCGAAATTGGGTATGACGAGACCCAGACCAATAATCTTAGAATTCTTTACGCAATCGGTTCTGACAGTCACTTTTTTCCGAGTGAAAATTTTAGGGCTTCTTTTGAAGAAGACGATTTAAGGCAAGATTTGATTTATGATGTAACGCAAGAAGAACCTAAGAAAATCTGGAAATTTTTCGGGCAAGGTTTTAATGATGAAAGTGCAGACCCATCGGCACAGAACATTGTTATGATTCGCTTGGCAGATATCATGCTTCTAAAGGCAGAGGCCCATAACCAGTTGGGGCAGGTAGCACAAGCTTTAAGCCTTTTGAACACAATTAGAAATAGGGCGGGCTTACCGGAATTGAATGAGGCCGAAGCTGTTGATATGTACGGTGATGTCGAATCGGCATTATTGCACGAACGATCTATCGAATTGTCTTTTGAAGGTCATCGATGGTTCGACCTGGTTAGAACAGGAAAGGCCGTTGAGGTTATGGGGCCCATTAACGGACTCGCAGATGAGGCCAATTTTGTATGGCCTATTCACGAAGATGCTTTGAATAGAAACCCTAATCTTGAGCAGAACGGTTTTTACTAG
- a CDS encoding glycosyl hydrolase family 16, with protein sequence MKKTMGNVLLMLILSNILACSQSEDESEPIVPKVNRVITFSGFDWVVRNSEEAKEGPGPNIFSDSEQNVWVDDQGRLHLKITNQNGVWHCAGLALHRSYGFNRYVVYISSRVDQLDENVVAGFFIYNNDQEEIDIEFSRWAVKENRNAQFAVQPSAISTNKYRYDLNLQNDLSTHFIDWKPESIKFGSFAGHTTDAAALNHSWIYEGDDIPPDNEERLKINLWLFRGKPPLQNIEEEIIIDRIEIL encoded by the coding sequence ATGAAGAAAACTATGGGCAATGTCTTGTTGATGTTGATTTTGAGCAACATTTTGGCTTGCAGTCAATCTGAAGACGAATCGGAACCTATAGTGCCAAAAGTGAATAGGGTGATTACATTTTCCGGTTTTGACTGGGTGGTACGAAATTCCGAAGAAGCCAAAGAAGGGCCGGGGCCAAATATTTTCTCAGACTCAGAACAAAATGTTTGGGTAGATGATCAAGGTAGGTTGCATTTGAAAATCACCAATCAAAATGGGGTTTGGCATTGCGCTGGGCTGGCCCTACATCGCTCGTATGGTTTTAATCGTTACGTGGTGTACATTTCTAGTAGGGTCGATCAATTAGATGAAAATGTAGTCGCCGGATTTTTCATCTATAACAATGATCAAGAAGAAATTGATATTGAGTTTTCACGATGGGCGGTAAAAGAAAATAGGAATGCTCAATTTGCAGTTCAACCTTCCGCTATATCAACCAACAAATATCGCTATGATTTGAATCTTCAAAATGACCTGTCGACTCATTTTATTGATTGGAAACCTGAAAGTATCAAGTTTGGCAGTTTTGCTGGGCATACCACCGATGCAGCTGCATTAAATCATTCGTGGATATACGAAGGGGATGATATACCACCCGATAACGAAGAGCGACTAAAAATCAATTTATGGCTTTTCAGGGGCAAACCTCCACTTCAAAATATAGAAGAAGAAATTATTATCGACCGAATTGAAATTTTATAA
- a CDS encoding glycosyl hydrolase family 20, with protein MIIKRLYRIIFVLVLFLNMPAAMQAQENAVEDSTDFEVKGFHIDLRIQVMTPEALKDFAKQLSDFGLNTLVMEWEGTYPFEKHPAISNKYSYSREEVDEFITYCESLGIKVIPLQQSLGHVEYILRNSRYSLLKEDRKDISQLCPMESEASKELFTDLFTDLAKTHNSDYIHIGGDETYLLGHCSKCQKKVEVSSKSKLFVDHMKMITELVINLGKKPVMWADIILKHPEAASELPKETIFVDWNYGWKINHFGDVPGLQEKGFTFWGSPAIRSHPDNWYVTNWPTHFKNQEEFIPYARKAGYEGLVMTSWSTSGVYGFTWDVDYDVMGMVQIRNTYPMSGFRILIASYAEALKKKKPIDAKSFVMRYGKNRFGLNKEQSETLWKFFSAKPELIKNGKPVWSEDIDEIYSNYEGIRKSIKEIEPKDNVSEFEHYKLMVDLRMHYLKFKEVEAEYNHKDFSIEQTPELLKKLDEILAEAESLNKRFTVLNSGFLYETELQEQNELRVQQVKVLYNRLAKVK; from the coding sequence ATGATTATAAAAAGACTGTATAGAATAATTTTTGTCCTCGTTTTATTTCTTAATATGCCCGCGGCAATGCAGGCTCAAGAAAATGCTGTGGAAGATAGTACAGACTTCGAGGTAAAGGGTTTTCATATCGACCTTCGCATACAGGTAATGACCCCAGAGGCACTTAAAGATTTCGCAAAACAGCTTTCTGATTTTGGACTCAATACTTTGGTAATGGAGTGGGAAGGAACTTATCCCTTTGAAAAGCATCCGGCCATATCGAACAAGTATTCGTATTCACGTGAAGAAGTTGATGAATTTATCACCTATTGTGAAAGCTTGGGCATCAAGGTGATACCGTTGCAGCAGAGTTTGGGGCATGTCGAGTATATACTGAGAAATTCTAGATATAGTCTTTTAAAGGAAGATCGAAAAGATATCAGTCAGCTTTGCCCGATGGAGTCTGAAGCCAGCAAAGAACTGTTCACGGATCTGTTCACTGATTTGGCCAAGACCCATAATTCCGACTACATACATATAGGAGGTGACGAGACTTACCTCTTAGGCCATTGTTCAAAATGTCAAAAAAAGGTAGAAGTGTCGAGTAAGTCCAAGTTATTCGTGGATCATATGAAAATGATTACTGAGTTGGTGATAAATCTCGGTAAAAAACCGGTAATGTGGGCAGACATTATACTTAAACATCCTGAAGCGGCATCTGAATTGCCAAAGGAAACCATTTTTGTCGATTGGAACTACGGCTGGAAAATAAACCACTTCGGTGATGTTCCCGGGTTACAGGAAAAAGGATTTACATTTTGGGGTTCACCTGCGATTCGTTCTCATCCTGACAATTGGTACGTTACAAATTGGCCGACCCATTTTAAGAATCAAGAAGAATTTATACCCTATGCTAGAAAAGCAGGTTATGAGGGCTTGGTCATGACTTCATGGTCAACTTCTGGGGTGTACGGTTTTACTTGGGATGTCGATTATGATGTTATGGGGATGGTTCAAATAAGAAACACCTACCCCATGTCGGGCTTTAGAATTCTAATAGCTAGTTACGCCGAAGCCTTAAAGAAGAAGAAACCGATTGATGCCAAGTCGTTTGTGATGAGATACGGTAAAAATCGCTTTGGGTTAAACAAAGAACAAAGTGAAACACTCTGGAAGTTTTTTTCTGCCAAACCTGAGTTGATAAAAAATGGAAAGCCGGTGTGGAGTGAAGATATCGACGAGATATATTCGAATTATGAAGGCATAAGAAAATCTATCAAAGAAATTGAACCAAAGGATAATGTGTCTGAATTCGAACATTACAAACTTATGGTCGACTTAAGAATGCACTACTTGAAATTTAAAGAGGTAGAAGCCGAATACAATCACAAAGATTTTTCTATAGAACAAACTCCTGAGCTACTAAAAAAATTGGATGAAATTTTAGCCGAAGCTGAAAGTTTAAACAAACGATTTACTGTTTTAAATAGTGGGTTTCTATACGAAACCGAGCTACAAGAACAGAACGAACTTCGGGTGCAACAAGTAAAGGTTCTGTACAATCGCCTGGCAAAAGTGAAGTAA